Genomic DNA from Hordeum vulgare subsp. vulgare chromosome 2H, MorexV3_pseudomolecules_assembly, whole genome shotgun sequence:
agcttgaggagagtgtcgaggtagaggatgttgatgttgcttccACCGTCGACCAACACgagggagaatcggcaggtgagcctcttggaggcgaaggtggggtcgaggacgagtgcgtacgatcctgggttgggcatcaccgcaggatggtccacccggctccatgtgatttgtttgtcggaccaatgcatgtactggggaaccagggggaccgtggcattcacctcgcgccgcctctggcgcacgctgtgcttgtcgtcgccttcaccggtgaagacgacgaatgctccgtcttggtgagggtagtcgtcttggtggtggtcgtcgtcgcgaggcggtggCAGCGGAGCCGGAGCGTGGGCAGGAGCCGGTGCACGAGATGCCGCCTGCGCAcctggaggagccggcaggccatccccttgcgacagccggcgtgcaaagctgcactgtcgaagggtgtgggtagacggctgcgccccagaatgtatcttgcagggggcgtcgagcagctactCGAAGGACTGTTTGGGCAGCAGTTGGTGTTGTTTCTGTTGGGACGCTTTCGCGGAGggacggcttgaggagccgatgtttcgccctccacgctggccaccaacttgctgttggagcgggaatccatctgatccgccttgcgcttgtagttgttttggccacctcggttgtccccagccggcttgggagtagccggcataGGGActgccttgtccgaggcggtcaccttgacgtgcatcgccgagtcggccgtggcgtatttgtccgccttggccatgagcaccgccagagaggtgggctcggagcacataagcttgtgcttgaggagggtgccgtcttggcaaccgtcgatgaagtactggatagcttgtacctcatgcaccccctcgcaggagttacggagctccgtccaccgggtgacgtagtcacgaaggggttcgtcgggcttctCGACGCACATGGCCAACTCGCGGGGCTGGCCAGGGCGCTTGCAGGTGCCAGTGAAATTGCgggcgaacgcctcctcgaagtccacccaagagttgacactgccggccgggaggctgttaagccaagtccgggccgagccggtcaacatgagtggcacgtagcggaccgctacgcgcttgttgcccctggcaatgccgacgaccgtggtgtagtcaatcagccagtcctctggcttggccgtgccattgtatttgggcgtgtcccgagggaaggtgaaacctcgggggaacggctccccttggatctgggggccgaagcaggccggaccgatgggaccgtcttcctctaggagggctgactgggccagaatGATGAGACGCTGGCGAGCGTCTCGATCATCCTGGGAAGCGTGAGCACCAGCccgagtggcgagaggggaggcgcctcgcgaaccagagacgtgagttcttcgcggggggagaatctcacactccgaatcgccctcgtcgcctccgcgacgcaagcccgaagtgtgctcgctctggcgctgagagcgccggtcttggcctccctcgccccttcggccggaagggcgatgcgaggaagatccttctacatgatgctgaccgctagggttgcggcgtgctccgggATTGGGTCCCGGGGACTCCGACTGGGCCTGACTGGGGTCAAACCGAGCGTGTGGCTGGTTGGCGGCatcaaggaggtccttgacccgcttctcctggaaagcacgctcatcgcctTCCAAGCTCGCcctctcctccatggctgcctgagccgctcgcatgttggccgcaggggtctcgtaggtgggcagatcgccaCCTAGGACTTCGGGGATGAACCAGCCGCggttgcggaccgatccaagccggttaggggcctcggaaatcggagtaaggTCGTATgccgagttatactcgcgctgcgtagcctccatccGACGTTTTGCCGAAGCTacgacaatgccctcctccaggatacgcttgcgagcctcctccagcgaggcccgagcatcagcagggtttgcggaagccgtgacgggtgtcttcaggcctgcgatggcgtcccgaagagtatcggcggtggcggcggcgggctcACCAGCACTTGCTGAGGCCTTGCCGGAAGCTATGCTGGTaccggcgccgataaccatcacttccacggtgttggagacggcagcaacgtggtatggggtaaagaaccccaccgacggcggagggccgtcaaagacgaggacgttgctgggatatacgtcgtgggcaggcatctcatcGATAGAGAGCCTGTTGAAGctagcgcagagcgcctcaacgtcgaagtcctcgccgaagtagcgcggaccgtcgttgagacgtaggtcgctgaagagaacgatgaggttctccatagcagcgacgacgacgctaggaagcgcctcgtcatcggaatcttcgtccgaatccgcatggcggatggggacgtcgatcatcatgggtgttgcctcgtcgaaagcgggctccacgggcatgcaaactgatccggacgcgatgcatccggtggtgtaggtgcgggggcccgcccagcgcgtaaagccagccgatgccgcggtcggccccacggtgggtgccaaatgtcggtgaatactcacaacatatgccataggtaggctaaagtcggtgagaaccgaagggacaaaggtggacgctgggaacgaggttggtacacgcatggaacgcacgatgtacccaggttcagggctctccgtagagataatacccctagtcctgccagagtgtttgatgtgtacgaATAGAGTACAgatttgctcctggagctgtgttgggaggaggaagaggggagcagccggctcgtctctgcctctctctctctctgtggttggtgagtgtaggGTGTTGTTCGACTGTGGAATGATCggcccctctgcatggagggcgaccggggggttttatagacgaacccgccggcctacaatatggataaagggtacaagtacgggacccggctggcagcctcgccggctggtcaggggcccactagagtcttgtcttgtcgcttgaggggcctgccggctgccTGGTCTCGGTTGGCAGTGGGACCcgtcggctggccaatgaagctctcgcgcaaggttgacgccgagcacgcgatgtacgtcaagcgtcgtccagcaagattcgtcgtgggcaggcagtacggccgcctccactgttccccacaccgagtgcagtaatggagtgggagtgcgacggtccgacactatgctaggtgatggatcagagccggggtaggtcagcggcgtggccgccgacgctcgtacctgtcaggcgccccgatccagtaactttgctgacgcgtagctacctttaatcgtaaggtctcatcctgacctatgatctgatgtgacttgtgatcttcagctggctagcctgcttggccagccggtTTCGATGCGGAcgcctcattcctagccgggctggctggaccaggccggctcagaagcctcgactctagccggcaggggttgcctggccggccagagggatggccgcctcgtcctctagccagtAAGCGCTGCCTAGCCGGCCGGAAGACTTGGGTCTTGGGAATCCAtatatgttcatgtcctttgggctggaaatgaagaagcaggcttgatgagcctatccCGGGATTATCCCCCCGACAACAACTATGTAAACGCCGGATTTCTGTTTGGATATTTGAAACTTTCATCTTAGCTTTTAATTTTTCTGAAGAAAACTATGTGATCTTGAGAGCCAAAATTCAGTAGCTTTTTGTAGACACCAGATACAACAGCTCTTCACCCGGTATTGATTTGTCCATGAAACTTTATAAACAGAACAATCAGATAATACTTCGGAACATCTCAAAGTAGGACGCGGAGATTCTACACCTGAGCACAAATGCTCCTCATGTGAatagtaaataaaaataaaaacatttCAGAAAATTCTGATTTTTGTTTGTGGCATACTTTAAGAAATGTTTGTTGTGCATGTAAAATTTTAACACGAAATCACATTGATGAAAGTCGTGGTAAAAGAAAATTGATGCTCtgaaaattttattttcaaacgCATTTTGGAGCTctgattttaaaaaaatatattgccATGACTTCCACAAATATGATTTTGTGATGAAATTTTACATGCCCAACAAACATTTCTTAAAGTATGCCAAAAATAATCagaattttttatatttttttctagtTTTTATTGTACTGTTCACACTAGGAGCATTTGATCTCAGATGTAGAAAGGTACTTTCCCTCAAAAGTACAGATATTTTTTGTCAAACAACTCTTTAATATATGGTGAGGGGCAAAACGCCAAAACCTCTGCCAACATTGCCATAAACTCAAGATAGGTACCGCTGACACTTGCCTGGTCAGAGATTATTGCGAAGCTTTCATGCTTACAGTGGTTGTAAACAAAGTGGTAGTGCTAGTCTGCTAGAAAACTATACTGCGGAGACGTTTCATGGACGTCGTTGATCCCATTTTGCATGGTGTTCTCAAGCATTTCGTGCTGCTACACTGACACTCCACTTCAATTTGATTctcaaaggaagacaacaaagTCCAACAAAAATACTGGTCATAGGTTCAAAGCAATCGCATTGTGTTTTAGAAAAATGCAACGACATCATCAAGATACTAAAAGTATATAGTGTAGATAAGCTACTTTCAAATGGAGCGCTTGGCCAAACAGCAGCCTAACAATCTGATCTTCAATTATCTTAAGCCACCAAACAAGGTCGCCTTTGTTGTCAGAGACTGAACTAAACCATTCTCTAAACTCCACTGAAAAAAACATTAGCTACACAATATGCAGGATACCAATTAAGGCAACCATATTTAGGAGAAAAGAAAGCAATCATAAAATAGAATATGGATTGGTTTGACGAACAGCTTGAGACACTGTACGTTTAGTTTCAATTCATGTAAAGGAACCCGGAAGAGCATCCCTCATCTTATTCTTAGAAAAACTGAATATGGATAAAGACTTCATGACGTGTACAGTATTATTTTATAAGAGCAAAAACTACTTGTATCCATAAAATAGGTGTCATTTTGGTTTTACTTCGATCACACCAGTTGGTAAAAGGCAAACACTTGCATGTCAAATTCAGACATGATTTACATATTTGTTCTGACTGATATGATATGGAGGTATATTCTTGAGATTTATCTCATTACACAATCACCTTTCTGCTCAGATACATTTTTATTGAAATAAATACTGGGAATAGTGCGGTCAACAGTCAGTACATCCTTGTTTTCCAAAGTTTCTTCTGCATTTGGCGTCATTGTTGCTTCAGAGAGTTTGAACTGGAACAGATTGCCACGATAGCATTTCATTCTGTGTTTGCTCTAATATGGGAATCTTCAGGTAAAGCCATGATACCAGCAGAACCACTATCTGAGATAGTTGCGACTGTAACTTGATTAGTGAATGAACCCAAGTCATTTTAAGCAACACTGGCAACCTGTAGACTAATTAAATAGATATTATAATTGCATGTTCATAAGCTCTACATGCCTTGCCATATGCTCAATTCTACCTAATGGAGTTGTACTCATTTAAAAAGGTACACAGAGAAGCAATCCTGGAACACTAACAAACATGAAGCGCATTGGTCAGAAATCAAATGGAGCCTACGAGACATAAATGTCTCTTGTTTATGTAAGCAAAAAAACTATATGTACAATAATAGATTATACAAGATGGATGAAAGGATTTTCAGGTGACATACATGATACATATACATCATGGAAAAGCTAGCGATTTATTTATGGCTTGTCTAAGGAAAAAAAATACGTTCAATAGAAAATAAACTGATATCATCAGAGTAACAAACATCACCTATGGAATAAACTACGACACAATGGAAAAAGAAAACGATGCGAGCTATGAAATTGCACAGCCCCTCGAATGTTACATCTTATCATCTCCTAGGGGCAGAACACGGCCAAAGCGAAAGCACTCTGATAACATGTATATCTATCATACGTTGTgttgaaaataattatgatgctGCATATGCCTAGCCATGCTCAATTCTTCCTAATGGAGCTATACTAACTTGCCAAAATAAACCGCAGTACAAAGAGAAGCAATATTGGAACACTAACAaagagcaagtccatggtcagaaATCACATGGAGCTAAATTATGAGACATAAATGTGTGTGCCTCCTACGTAAGAAAAATAATTCAGGTGACATACATATGCATCATGGAAAAGAAACTGATACCATCAGGGCAACAAAAACAACCCGCAGAATAACTAAGAAGCGGTGTAGGAAAGACAATGCGAGCTATAAAATTACGTAGCACTGGAAGGTTAGATCTTATCATCTCCCAGGGGCAGCAAGCAGCGGAATTTGCAGCAAAACGCACTCTGATAACATGTATATCTACCGTATCTTGTGTTGAGAAGTATCGATGAATCAAATTACAGATATTCTAATACAAACAGCAAGGCACAGTACCGCCCAACCAAAGAAGCATGAGTTACATTCAGGAGATTCATTCTAGAAGTTCTTCAAGATTTTATCCTGTGATACACCATCAGCTGTAAGGGCCGAGGTGACCTCCTCGATCATTTGGCTTTGCCCGCATAGCACAGCCCCAGTGGAAGTAGGATTGGCGATGTTCTTGGCTTCCAAGAACGCGCGCTGAACATACCCCTTTTCACCTTTCCAGCCATCACCTGGCCGTGACAATACCGGCACAATCTTGAGCCCAGATGACTCCCACTCTGCAAATCTCTCCTGATACGCCATTGTTtcaagatttctggcgccataGTAGAGCCTCACGTCGGCTCTCTGCTTGGCCGCGAAGCCGAACTCGATGAGCGAGCGGATCGGGCTGATCCCGGTCCCGGTGGCGAAGAGGAGCAGGGTCTCCGCGGCGTCCGCCGGGGTCACCCTCTCGATCGGGAACCCTTTCCCCATGACCGCGCCGAGCTCCACCACGTCCCCGTTGCGGAGGCCGCAGAGCTTCTCCGCGGTGGCGCCGGGCACGGCCTTGACGAGGAACTCGAAGGCGCCTCCCCCCGGCGGGGACGCGATGGCCATGAAGGCGGGCTTGAGGCCGTCCTCCCCGGGCACGCGGACCAGGAGGTACTGCCCCGGCGCGGTGAAGGAGGAGGCGAGGTCGGCGGCGTCGGAGAGGTCGACTCGCAGGTGGAAGAGCGAGCCGTCGGCGCTGGCCGCGCCGATGGAGGCGACGGGGGCCGCGTTCCAGACCGCCGCGTCCTGCTTGACCGCGGCGACGGCGAAGGAGGGCAGCCGGCGCCGGAGGAAGGGGAGCGAGCGCAGCATTTTGGGGCTGGCGAAGGCATGGCTGGGGGCGAGGGGCGTGGCGGAGATGGTGGCGGCCGCGGCCATGGCGAAAGGTCGGGTCTTGAAAGGCGCCGAGAAAGCAGGGAGGTCGTGGGGATCCGGTGGCGATTAGGAGAGGGGATCAGGTGGGAAGATCGGGCTTGGGTGGGCCCGACACTGTCAGGTGCGCACGGCCCATGTGTTCGTGCGCCCCGCTGCCTTCTCTCCTATTGTGAACGTTTAAAATCTCTAATGGCATTAATTTTATGCCACAAAATATATTTTGTCATACTAATTGTGGGTCAAATGTTTATCCCAACAAACCCAATATGCTATGTATTTTGGAAGGTATGGAGTACAAGTGACTTCTAAATCCATACAAGATACTCCCTCTATCCCGAACTACTTGTTGCAGAAATGGATAAAATGAATGCACCTAGACATctggatacattcatttctatgacAAGTAATTACGAATGGTGCGAGTATTTGAATACCTATTGATCAACAACTTCTAtagagaaagaaaataaactatGTAAGAAAATGTTGGTCATTTCACTATGGTTAAATTTAGTATGGCATTTggaatgcaaaaaagaaaaacatgGGAATAGGTAAAGGAAAGAGTCTCTCCATGAATTCAGTGTCTTGTGTTGCCGATTTCTGCATAAACAAGAACTGTGGGAATTTCACAAAGTTGTTGTTTGGATGCACTACATCAATTTTGCAGAAAATGGTTTCTTACATGGAGAGAGGGGAAGGGAGAGAAAAACACAATGAGGTAGGACCTGATGCTTAGAAACTCCTCCAAAATGTGAAGGACGGGAATAATTTATATAAATAATAAATACAAGAATTCATAGGTCCATTCCTACGATACAAAGTGCCTCATAGGAAAATTCCTATAGGTTTACAATCCAATGAGATTCCTTTGTTCCAAAAAAAGAGCTTAACCTCATGAAAACGGTAGATGGTCTATTACATCTATTTACAAATGTGTTTTCGCAATTTTGACAACTTTCTCAAACGTAGTAATTCGCAACCCCAAACATAAATTTTCTCTGGCTCCACGGGTTGTCAGTCGATCACTGTTATATTTTCTGTCTCTACAATCTCCCATTTTCCTAGCAGTTGATGCCACAGGTTTGGATATTTGGGCCAGCGAGACGTGTAGTGAATGGATCAACACGAACCCACAGCAAGGAGAAGATTGAAGCCAGGAGGACAGCCCAGACGATGACAATCGTCGGTGTGCGGTTTTGCCTGCCCATAAGACCCTTGAGGAAGGGGTATAAGTGAACAATCACCCAGAAGGCAAAGAAGAGCTTCCCGAAGAGCGGCCCCCAAGATTGGTAACCACTGTTGATGGCGTAGGAGGTACCAGCAACGACACCGACCATGTTAATGATCAAGATGGTCGTCGGAGGGATGAGAAGCGTCGTCCACTTGAACATGTAGAGCTCAGCAAAGTCGCCTTCTTCGTCATTAGCCTTTGAGGTGACAGTGAAGTTGGTGTCGATACCGGCAAGCACCTTCAGAAGACCCTGAAAGACGGCAAACAGATGGGCAGAGATACCTCCAATGACCCAGAACTGTTCATTCCTCCACCACTCGTCAATGCCAACACCACTCCACCTCATCTCAAGGATACCGGTGGCAAAAATTGAAAGGAAGAGAGCAATGAACCAGATACTGGCCAAGTTGCTAATCTGCAATCCAGAAATTTGATTCGGTCAGCTTTGTTGCTGCTACCTCTTTCAACTGAATAAAAGATAATGCAACCAATATTTACCTCTGGCATGATGAACTTTCCAGTGAGCAGACAGATTGCAGGCAATATACAATAGACTAGAAGCGGGAGAGACGTTAGTGGGTAAATGGTGGTGTTGATGTAAGCGAATCTCTCCAGGAACTTGAGGCGCCCTCCGTAGCCATACCATAAGGGGCAATGCCGGCTGAAAAGAATTTCAACGGAACCAAGAGCCCACCGGAGCACTTGGTTCAGACGATCTGAAAGATTGATGGGGGCAGATCCCTTGAAAGCTGGGCGCTTAGGCATGCAATAGACTGACCGCCAGCCTCTTGCGTGCATCTTGAATCCAGTGAGAATATCTTCTGTGACAGATCCATAAATCCAACCAATCTGCAATCAGAACAACCTCGTTACAGTTAACCAGGAACTGGCCTCACTCATGCCAACTGAGACATATCATTTGCAATTCATAACAAAAATAGGCAGTATAAAGTGTCTTATGAACTTGTGCAAAATAGTACCATATTTGTGTTTCTCCAGAGCAAAGATACAAAAACATTAGTTGCATCCACAATTTTGCATACTGATACCTCACttctattttttaattttttttgcacaAACTTTGTGTAACAAAAAATATGAATGAACATTATTGGAATGATTGTTATGTTACCTCAGTTCCCCACTCAGACTTGTCCTCATAGCCACAACTTATGACATGGATAGCTTCTTTCAAAAGAGATTCTGGAGTGGAGGACTGAGGAACACCACCATATTCCATCAGAGTGGAGGCAACAAATGCTGCTGACTGGCCAAATCTCTTCTCTAAGCTCATTTGAGACATGAGAACTGATTTCTCATCATCAAACCCAGCACCTGCCACATGTTGACATGTCAATACTCTTACATGTTGGTTAAAACTCCAGAAATGTACAATAACTGCTGCGGATGACAAAACAGTATAACTCCAAGCAATTGGACGGTGGAggatgcaagaaaataaagatggTACCTTCAACACCCTCCTCTATGTCTTCAAGATTGAACACTGGAACAGAACTGTCGACATGCTTGTTTGACTTTTTCTTATCTGAGCTCCTTTTCTTTGACTTGCTTGCCTTCTTCTTGCCCCCACACAGTGATGCCAAGAAACTTGGCTTCTTCGCCTTAATCGGGGGTTCATAACCATAGATAGCCGTTCTGTTGAAAACACAACCAGTTCCCACATAAACTGGCCCTTGAATGCCATCAAGGCCCCTCAAGTTAATCTGCAGCAAGCCCAAAAATCATTGGACATGGTTAGGAATTTTAAAACCAGTCCATCGACCAATGTTAGAATCTTAGCATCACTTATTAAGTATCTAAAGGAGCATCACATGTTAAGCTATTGATTACTTGGAACCAGTGAATTCAGGAGAGGACTGCGGACTTACATCAAAAAAGACAGTGTTCCTGTTCGCATATCGATCATTCCTATCAATACCATCAAACCTCTGTGGGAACTGCACATAACAGACTTGCGGACCTAGGTTTGGATCCATTAGGAAGCACATAGCTTCCCGGACAgccttgctgttgttgatgtagtgatcacaatcaagattcaacatGTATTGTCCATTAGTAAGGACAGCCGAGACACGAACCTGTGGAAAAACATGATCCGACATTAGAACCATCAAATGGAATTAACTAGATAATTTAAATTCAGTAAGAGTATTAACTACTCACAAGGGCATTCATGGCACCAGCCTTCTTGTGGTGCTGGAATCCAGGACGCTTTTCACGAGACACATAGACCAAACGGGGGAGCTCATTACCCTCGGTATCAAGGCCACCACTG
This window encodes:
- the LOC123429438 gene encoding fruit protein pKIWI502-like, producing MAAAATISATPLAPSHAFASPKMLRSLPFLRRRLPSFAVAAVKQDAAVWNAAPVASIGAASADGSLFHLRVDLSDAADLASSFTAPGQYLLVRVPGEDGLKPAFMAIASPPGGGAFEFLVKAVPGATAEKLCGLRNGDVVELGAVMGKGFPIERVTPADAAETLLLFATGTGISPIRSLIEFGFAAKQRADVRLYYGARNLETMAYQERFAEWESSGLKIVPVLSRPGDGWKGEKGYVQRAFLEAKNIANPTSTGAVLCGQSQMIEEVTSALTADGVSQDKILKNF
- the LOC123424693 gene encoding probable cellulose synthase A catalytic subunit 8 [UDP-forming]; amino-acid sequence: MDGDADALKSGRHGAGDVCQICADSLGTTVDGEVFTACDVCRFPVCRPCYEHERKEGTQACLQCKTKYKRHKGSPVIRGEEGDDTDADDGSDFNYPASGTEDQKQKIADRMRSWRMNTGGSGNVGHPKYDSGEIGLSKYDSGEIPRGYVPSVTNSQMSGEIPGASPDHHMMSPTGNISRRAPFPYVNHSPNPSREFSGSIGNVAWKERVDGWKMKQDKGAIPMTNGTSIAPSEGRAATDIDASTEYNMEDALLNDETRQPLSRKVPIASSKINPYRMVIVLRLVVLSIFLHYRLTNPVRNAYPLWLLSVICEIWFALSWILDQFPKWFPINRETYLDRLALRYDREGEPSQLAAVDIFVSTVDPLKEPPIVTANTVLSILAVDYPVDKVSCYVSDDGASMLTFDALAETSEFARKWVPFVKKYDIEPRAPEWYFSQKIDYLKDKVQPSFVKDRRAMKREYEEFKIRINGLVSKALKVPEEGWIMQDGTPWPGNNTRDHPGMIQVFLGHSGGLDTEGNELPRLVYVSREKRPGFQHHKKAGAMNALVRVSAVLTNGQYMLNLDCDHYINNSKAVREAMCFLMDPNLGPQVCYVQFPQRFDGIDRNDRYANRNTVFFDINLRGLDGIQGPVYVGTGCVFNRTAIYGYEPPIKAKKPSFLASLCGGKKKASKSKKRSSDKKKSNKHVDSSVPVFNLEDIEEGVEGAGFDDEKSVLMSQMSLEKRFGQSAAFVASTLMEYGGVPQSSTPESLLKEAIHVISCGYEDKSEWGTEIGWIYGSVTEDILTGFKMHARGWRSVYCMPKRPAFKGSAPINLSDRLNQVLRWALGSVEILFSRHCPLWYGYGGRLKFLERFAYINTTIYPLTSLPLLVYCILPAICLLTGKFIMPEISNLASIWFIALFLSIFATGILEMRWSGVGIDEWWRNEQFWVIGGISAHLFAVFQGLLKVLAGIDTNFTVTSKANDEEGDFAELYMFKWTTLLIPPTTILIINMVGVVAGTSYAINSGYQSWGPLFGKLFFAFWVIVHLYPFLKGLMGRQNRTPTIVIVWAVLLASIFSLLWVRVDPFTTRLAGPNIQTCGINC